Below is a genomic region from Persicimonas caeni.
CGTTCTGGCTGTCGAGCATCATGATCTTGTTCTGCTCGTCATCCGAGTAGGTGCGGATGACCAGCTCGTCGTCGTCATCTTGGTTCGTCTTCTTTTTGACGACCTTCTTCTCGGGCTCGACCTGGCTGGCAAAATAGATGGCCGTGCCGGTCAGTCCGCCGACGATCAGGATCGCGGCGGCGACCAGGGCCACCTTTTTGCCTCGGCCCTCTTTTTGGATGTTGTCGAGCTGAATGAGCAAGCTGCCGGTGATGCCGGACGTCTCCGTCTTGCTCGGCTTGCTGACCTTGCCCGACTCGGAGCTAAGCTCGGGAGCGTCGGGGAAAAACGGGATGTGGTCGGAGTCGTCGGGCGCTTCGGCGTCGTCGGCGTCAGCTGGCTGCGCATCGGCCGTGGCCGCACCGGCGGTACTCGGCCCGTCGAAATCAGCGAACAACCCGCTATTTTCGCCATCGTCCTCCGGCTCGTCGAAGCCCGGGGGCTCGTGCGAATCGCCCATCGGAAGCGTCGGCCCCAAAGCGTCCGCAGCATCGCTCTCGAAGGGGTCGTCGCCACGGTCAGGCTGTCCGGCCTGGGCCGTCTCGGCTGCATCGGTGGATTTGGTGGACGAGTCGAGATCCGCCGCTTGTGCCGATCCTCCGTCGGCGGCCAGCGAATCATCGAGCAGCGGCTCATCAGCGGCGATCTCTTCGGACGGCTCGGCGGCCTCGTCTTTGGCGTCGCCCTGCGTTTTGAGTCGTGCCCGGAGCTTGGCGAGGCGGTCCTTCTGCGCCTCTTCCTTTTGCTGCTGCGCTTGCTGAGCCTCTTGTTCTTGCTGCTCCTCTTGCTGAGCCTCCTGCGCGGACGCTCCGCTCGGCTCGTCTTGCTGAGGTGCTTCCTCCTGCTGCAGCGCATCCTCTTGCTTCGGCGCCTCCTCCTGCTGCGGCGCCTGCTGCTCCGGCTCTGGTTGGGCCCGCTCTGGCTGGACAGGCTCTGACTCCGCCTGCTTGGCAGCAGCCTTTTTCTTCTTCTCTTCTTCCAGCCGCTTTTTGAAGTCCTCAGGCTTGACCGCCTGGAGAGCTTGCGACACGCCCAGCGTCTTGCGGCGCGGCTTGATTTGTTGGCCTTTACTCAGCGCCGCGCGAAAGGCGTCGACCTGCTTGACCGGCTTCCAATCGGAGAACGAGTCGGTCCATACATAACACTCGTCGCCGAGTTCGCCCGAGGCAAAACGCTGCTCGAGGACGCCGAAGGCGAACGGGCCAAAACTCTGGCCGTTGACCGAGTAGTGCCATTGAACCTGTCGCGGATCGAAGGCGGATTTTGCTGGAGAGGGCGGTGGCGCGCTCTGTGCGTCAGAGGCGCGCCGCGAGGGCACCGTCTGCTCACGCACGGTGATTACGTTGCCGCATTTCTTGCAACGCACCTTTAGGACTTTGCCGCGAACCTTCTCGTCGGCAATGCCATACTTGGTGTTGCAACTATCGCAGTAGAATTTCATACGGTGTGGGAGCCTTCGACAGGCCGTGCGTCAAAACTTGCGCTAGACACTACTTTTTACGCCGCCGTTTGACAAGCGACGGTGCGCATTTCCTCGCAGGACGGGGGCCTCGTGTGATGCGCCCCTTCGACATCCGTCACTTGCATCGACTGGATTGACGTTCATCTTGTTGACACCATGAAGGTGGAGAAGTTCCACCTTCGAAGTTAACCGCGACCCGAACACACCGAAAGATGATGTACCCATCCATACCGCGCCGAGTCTCGCTGCTCACCGTCTTCGTCGCCACCTTCCTGCTCGCCGCTTGCGGAGACGGAGGGTTGGCCTCGTTCACCATCACCGAAAAGAGCCAGGAGGTGACCGTCGAGGGCAGCGCCCTAGGCGGCCTGCCCGTCGAAAACCCGTTTGGCGAAGCGCTCCAGCTCAACGTCGACCTCGAGCAGGAACTCGAAAGCCGCGACGCCACCGGCGCCAGCGGCGTCTTTCTGCAAGATCTCGACCTCGAGATCACCGACGCCGCCATGCCCGAGGGCGACAGCGACGACTTCGACTTCCTCACCAGCCTCGAGATTTACGCCAACGCCGACGGCCTCGACAAAAAGCTCGTGGCGATCATCGAGGATGTGCCCGACGGCAAACAGAAGATCTCGCTGGACACCAAGAGCAACGTCAACCTGAAGCCCTATGTCGAAAGGGGCATGAAGCTGCAAGCGACCGCGCAGGGAAGCGCGCCCGATGACGATACGTCGCTGCAGGCGATCGCCGTGATCCGGATTGAAGTACTGTAATTCGCCGAACGCCGGGCCTTGTAGGTACGTAACCACGACCTGCAAGGCCTCGCTTTCTAGAAAAAAGACAAGTTAGAAAAGGTACAACAGCAGCATCATCACCGGCCCGGTCACCAGCATCACGAAGCCGGTGTAGCCGATGATGTCCTTGGCTCTGAGCCCCATGATGCCCAACAGCGGCAAGGCCCAAAACGGCTGGAGCATATTGGTCCAGGCGTCGCCGTAAGCGAGCGCCATGATCGCTTGTTGCGGGGGCACGCCGAGGGTGTCGACCGCCTGCATGATTACGGGCCCCTGCACCGCCCACTGCCCGCCGCCCGAGGGCACGAAGAAGTTGACGATGCCGGCCGACAAGAAGGTGAAGATGGGGAACGTGTCGGCGTTGGAGATATCGACGAAGAACTGGGCGATTTGCTCGATGAGCCCACTCGCCTCGAGCAGCCCCAGAATGCCGAAATAGAACGGAAACTGCAGAATGATTCCCGCCGCGCCTTTGACGCCGTCGACGATCGCGTTGACGTAACTCGACGGCGAGGGGTGCAGCAAAATGCCCAGCGTCAAGAAGAGCAGGTTGATCGAGTCGAGGTTCCAGCCGCCGATGCCCTTCTCGGCGAAATAGTAGACCAGCACGCCCACGAGCAGCCCGCCAATGACCAGGTTGAGAAGGCGAGTGCGCTCGAGCACCTCGACCGCCGTTTTGGGCGGCGGCAGGTCGGTACTTTCGGCGTCGGCCTCCTCGAAGCTGTCGAGGGGGTACTGGACCATCTTGTCCGCGTCACGAGGCATCAGGCGCCAGAAGAGAAGCGGAATCAGCACCAGAAGCGTGCCGATGACGGTGATATTGAGCGTACCCAGCAGGGTCTCGCTGATCGGGATGACGCCGACGGCATCGGCCAAAAAGTGGCCCTCCTCGGCCACCTTGAGCGGCGCCGAGCCCGAAAAGCCGCCGTGCCACACCAGAAAGCCGGCATAGCCCGCAGCGCCTAGCAGCGGGTAGTGCACCGGCTGGCCGCGCTTGGCGAAGGCGCGGCCCATCTCGCGGGCCATGAAGGCACCGGCGATCGCGCCCAAGCCCCATTGAATCAGACTCGCCGCGCAGGCCACCAACGACACGACGACCACCGCGGCCCCAGGCGTCTTCGCCACCCCGGCGAACCTCTCGATGGCCGAGCGCACCGGCTTCGACAGCGCGAGCGCGTGGCCGGTGACCAGCACGATCACCATCTGCAGGGCGAACTTCATCAATCCGGTGCCGTAAAACGCGCCGAACCACCCATCGGCCAACGCCTCCAGACGCTCCGGAAAGCTCAGCTCGGCGACGGCTTCGCCGAACACGGCGGCCAGCACCAGGGTCAGCACGGTCAGGAGCACGGCGAGCACGAACGGCTCGGGCACGTAGCGCTCCGACAACTCGCTCAACTTGTCACCGAACGCCTGTATCACCCGTCGTCTCCTTGCGTGCTCTCGAGGCCGTCGATGATCGCTTTGACCTGCATCTCGGTGTTCTCGATCTTGTCGCGGCACACCGTGATCAGCTTCGAGGCGCGCTCGACCTTGAGGGCCAGCTCGTCGAGGTCGACTCCGTCGTTGTCGATCTCGTCGAGCAACGACTCGAGCTCCTCCATCGCCTGGGTGTAGCGAATCTCGTCGGCGTTGGGCTCGCTGGTATTCTTGTCGGCAGTTGTCATGAGCTTCCTCGTGTGGTGCTACAGTCAGTCAGACAGTCACTGGGATTCGTCAGTATCTTGGTTGTCTTCGGCACGACGCACGGTCACCTGGCCCTCGGCCAGACGCACGTCGAGATCGGTGTCGAAGGGGACGTCTTCGGGGCGAAGAGCCACACCGTCGGGAGTCTGCAGGATCGCAAAGCCGCGCTCGAGGACGCGCTGCGGGTCGAGCAGGCGCAGCCGGCGGGCATGCTCCTCGATACGCCGTTCCTGGTCGGTGAGCGCCTTGCCCGCCGCGCGCTTGAACCGGCGCATCATCCCGTCGAGCTCACGGCTCTCTCGCTGAAAGCGGCGCTCGAGACGCTCGCGCGACAAGCGCCTTTGGCCGAAGTCGAGCTTCTGGCGCTCGGTCCCCAACCGCGCCAGCGCCGCCGACGGGATCGCACGCTCGAGTCGGTCGAGCTGGCGCGTCGCCTCGGCGAGGCAATCTTTGACCGCGTAGGTCACGCCCGAGCGCACCCGGTCGAGTCGCTTGGTCTCGATCTTGAGGCATCGCTCCACGGCGCGCTCGAGGCGCACCGACGCCTGGCGAAGCCGGAGCATCTCGTCTCCAGCGGAGTCGACCGCCCGCTCGGCGATGCGCGCGAACAGTTCCTCGACCCGCTCCATGTAGTCTTGGACACGCGACACACACGCGTTGGCAGCTGCGGTCGGCGTCTTCTGCGAATCGGAGACGAAATCGAGCAAGCACTGGTCGCGTTGGTGGCCTACGCCGGTGACAATCTTGAGCGGGTGCTCGCACACCGCCTTTCCGATCGCGTCGGTGTCGAAATAGGCGAGATCGGAGCGCGACCCTCCGCCGCGCACAATCACCACCACATCGAAGTCATCGGCGCGCCCGGCGAAATAATCGAGCGCGCGCAGCACCGAGGGCTCGGTGCGGCTTCCCTGCACATTGGCGTCGTGCACGGTCACTGCGAAGCCCAGGCCCGAGCGCTCGAGTTCGTGAACAAAATCGTTGTAGGCATCGCTCTCGTAGCTGGTGATCAGTCCGACCCGCAACGGGCACTTGGGCCAGGGAAGCTTCTGGTTTTTGTCGCGGATGCCCCGCTTTTCGAGCGCCTTGAGGATGCGCTCGCGGTTTTGATGAATCTCACCGGTGGTATAGGCGGGGTCGATGCCTCGCACGACGAATTGGTACGAACCATGAGGCGC
It encodes:
- a CDS encoding GYF domain-containing protein, translated to MKFYCDSCNTKYGIADEKVRGKVLKVRCKKCGNVITVREQTVPSRRASDAQSAPPPSPAKSAFDPRQVQWHYSVNGQSFGPFAFGVLEQRFASGELGDECYVWTDSFSDWKPVKQVDAFRAALSKGQQIKPRRKTLGVSQALQAVKPEDFKKRLEEEKKKKAAAKQAESEPVQPERAQPEPEQQAPQQEEAPKQEDALQQEEAPQQDEPSGASAQEAQQEEQQEQEAQQAQQQKEEAQKDRLAKLRARLKTQGDAKDEAAEPSEEIAADEPLLDDSLAADGGSAQAADLDSSTKSTDAAETAQAGQPDRGDDPFESDAADALGPTLPMGDSHEPPGFDEPEDDGENSGLFADFDGPSTAGAATADAQPADADDAEAPDDSDHIPFFPDAPELSSESGKVSKPSKTETSGITGSLLIQLDNIQKEGRGKKVALVAAAILIVGGLTGTAIYFASQVEPEKKVVKKKTNQDDDDELVIRTYSDDEQNKIMMLDSQNVGKEEGAEEAPQKKEPTKVASNKKTGTSKKRVRGPKIKDDGPSLDDAFKSAQKKGSSDDSFRKGLDDGKVAKTKLDSPLAGKSDAFSSLSALSSERSDPIYRPTDTLKARQKKSAGSGGMKLTRKQISQGIRTVRKSVGICRQRHSRRGTPLDARKIYVTLTVEPSGRISAFTLEPSRIRHTEFEKCMNSHRGRWRFPSFDGSSQKMRAPFVLQ
- a CDS encoding short-chain fatty acid transporter, translating into MIQAFGDKLSELSERYVPEPFVLAVLLTVLTLVLAAVFGEAVAELSFPERLEALADGWFGAFYGTGLMKFALQMVIVLVTGHALALSKPVRSAIERFAGVAKTPGAAVVVVSLVACAASLIQWGLGAIAGAFMAREMGRAFAKRGQPVHYPLLGAAGYAGFLVWHGGFSGSAPLKVAEEGHFLADAVGVIPISETLLGTLNITVIGTLLVLIPLLFWRLMPRDADKMVQYPLDSFEEADAESTDLPPPKTAVEVLERTRLLNLVIGGLLVGVLVYYFAEKGIGGWNLDSINLLFLTLGILLHPSPSSYVNAIVDGVKGAAGIILQFPFYFGILGLLEASGLIEQIAQFFVDISNADTFPIFTFLSAGIVNFFVPSGGGQWAVQGPVIMQAVDTLGVPPQQAIMALAYGDAWTNMLQPFWALPLLGIMGLRAKDIIGYTGFVMLVTGPVMMLLLYLF
- the xseB gene encoding exodeoxyribonuclease VII small subunit, translating into MTTADKNTSEPNADEIRYTQAMEELESLLDEIDNDGVDLDELALKVERASKLITVCRDKIENTEMQVKAIIDGLESTQGDDG
- the xseA gene encoding exodeoxyribonuclease VII large subunit, encoding MSRLLDIEPEAQRICIIFPYDASLLPVVRSLPGRWFDGGTKNWYVPLKHADHVIGKLANHKFKISQALRSYCEKNLQPIDELVSDGPGQGGPLRVPEGTYSISQLNEEARRAIRDKFSDDVWLVGEVQSYDRNRPGGHAYFELVERLSPDEDPVARIRAVAFGDDRQKIIDALQNAPESIRLRDGLAVRLSGRVDLYAPHGSYQFVVRGIDPAYTTGEIHQNRERILKALEKRGIRDKNQKLPWPKCPLRVGLITSYESDAYNDFVHELERSGLGFAVTVHDANVQGSRTEPSVLRALDYFAGRADDFDVVVIVRGGGSRSDLAYFDTDAIGKAVCEHPLKIVTGVGHQRDQCLLDFVSDSQKTPTAAANACVSRVQDYMERVEELFARIAERAVDSAGDEMLRLRQASVRLERAVERCLKIETKRLDRVRSGVTYAVKDCLAEATRQLDRLERAIPSAALARLGTERQKLDFGQRRLSRERLERRFQRESRELDGMMRRFKRAAGKALTDQERRIEEHARRLRLLDPQRVLERGFAILQTPDGVALRPEDVPFDTDLDVRLAEGQVTVRRAEDNQDTDESQ